A genomic stretch from Gopherus flavomarginatus isolate rGopFla2 chromosome 3, rGopFla2.mat.asm, whole genome shotgun sequence includes:
- the LINGO2 gene encoding leucine-rich repeat and immunoglobulin-like domain-containing nogo receptor-interacting protein 2 isoform X1, producing the protein MTHSFNLARDRGVDNIGGVMLHTATSFWQPFLGLAVLLIFMGSTIGCPARCECSAQNKSVSCHRRRLISIPEGIPIETKILDLSKNRLKSVNPEEFTSYPLLEEIDLSDNIVANVEPGAFNNLFNLRSLRLKGNRLKLVPLGVFTGLSNLTKLDISENKIVILLDYMFQDLHNLKSLEVGDNDLVYISHRAFSGLLSLEQLTLEKCNLTAVPTEALSHLHNLISLHLRHLNINLLPVNAFKRLFRLKDLEINYWPLLDMMPANSLYGLNLTSLSVTNTNLSAIPYSALKHLVYLTHLNLSFNPISTIEAGMFADLVRLQELHMVGAQLRTIEPHAFQGLRFLRVLNVSQNLLETLEENVFHSPQTLEILCINNNPLACDCRLLWLLQRQTTLQFGSQQPMCAGPDSVREKLFKDFHSTALSFYFTCKKPKIRDKKLQYLVVEEGQTVQLVCNADGDPQPTISWVTPRRRLITTKSNGRATVLGDGMLEIRFAQDQDTGIYVCIASNAAGNDTYSASLTVKGFTSDRFLYANRTPMYMTDSNDTSSNGTNVNTFSLDLKTILVSTAMGCFTFLGVVLFCFLLLFVWSRGKGKHKTSIDLEYVPRKNNGAVIEGEVAGPRRFNMKMI; encoded by the coding sequence GCTCGTGACCGAGGAGTAGACAACATCGGTGGAGTCATGCTTCACACGGCCACATCATTCTGGCAGCCATTCCTAGGTCTGGCTGTGCTGCTCATTTTCATGGGGTCTACTATAGGCTGCCCAGCTCGCTGTGAGTGCTCTGCCCAAAACAAGTCTGTTAGCTGTCACAGGAGGCGCCTGATCTCCATCCCTGAGGGTATTCCTATTGAAACCAAAATCCTGGATCTAAGCAAGAACCGGCTGAAAAGTGTCAACCCTGAGGAATTCACATCCTACCCGCTGCTCGAGGAGATAGACCTCAGTGACAATATTGTTGCCAATGTAGAGCCTGGGGCCTTTAACAATCTTTTCAACTTGCGCTCTCTGAGACTGAAAGGAAACCGTCTGAAGCTAGTCCCGCTAGGGGTATTCACAGGGTTGTCAAACTTAACAAAGCTTGATATAAGTGAAAACAAGATTGTCATTTTGCTGGACTACATGTTTCAGGATCTGCATAACCTGAAGTCCCTTGAAGTTGGGGACAATGATTTGGTTTATATATCCCACAGGGCCTTCAGTGGACTGCTTAGCCTGGAGCAGCTCACCCTGGAGAAATGCAACCTAACAGCTGTACCAACAGAAGCCCTTTCCCACCTTCACAACCTCATCAGTCTGCATCTGAGACATCTCAACATTAACCTTTTGCCTGTGAATGCCTTTAAGAGATTGTTTCGCCTAAAAGACCTGGAGATCAACTATTGGCCTTTACTGGACATGATGCCTGCCAATAGCCTGTATGGTCTCAACCTCACTTCTCTCTCAGTCACCAACACCAACCTGTCTGCAATACCTTATTCTGCTCTTAAACACctggtgtacctgacacacctaAACCTCTCCTTCAACCCCATAAGCACCATTGAGGCAGGCATGTTTGCAGACTTGGTGCGTCTGCAGGAATTGCACATGGTGGGGGCCCAGTTACGTACCATTGAACCACATGCTTTCCAAGGGCTCCGGTTCTTGCGTGTACTTAACGTGTCCCAGAACCTATTAGAAACGCTAGAAGAGAATGTATTCCATTCCCCTCAAACTCTTGAGATCCTCTGCATTAACAACAACCCCTTGGCTTGCGATTGCCGCCTCCTTTGGCTGTTACAAAGGCAGACCACCTTACAGTTTGGTAGCCAGCAGCCCATGTGTGCCGGCCCAGACagtgtcagagagaagctgttcaAAGACTTTCACAGCACCGCCCTTTCCTTTTACTTCACCTGCAAGAAGCCCAAGATACGGGACAAGAAACTGCAGTACCTGGTAGTGGAGGAAGGACAGACTGTGCAGCTGGTGTGCAATGCTGATGGGGATCCTCAACCTACCATCTCCTGGGTGACGCCGCGACGGAGGCTGATCACAACTAAATCAAATGGAAGAGCCACGGTGCTGGGAGATGGCATGCTGGAGATCCGATTTGCTCAAGATCAAGACACTGGGATCTACGTTTGTATTGCAAGTAACGCAGCTGGGAATGACACATACTCAGCCTCCCTTACGGTAAAAGGATTCACTTCAGACCGTTTCCTTTATGCCAATAGGACCCCTATGTATATGACAGACTCCAATGACACCAGTTCCAATGGAACCAATGTGAACACCTTCTCGCTGGACCTTAAGACAATACTAGTGTCCACAGCCATGGGCTGTTTCACATTCCTTGgcgttgttttattttgtttcctaCTTCTTTTTGTGTGGAGCCGAGGGAAAGGCAAGCACAAAACCAGCATTGACCTTGAGTATGTCCCCCGCAAAAACAATGGTGCTGTCATTGAAGGAGAGGTTGCTGGACCACGGAGGTTCAATATGAAAATGATATGA
- the LINGO2 gene encoding leucine-rich repeat and immunoglobulin-like domain-containing nogo receptor-interacting protein 2 isoform X2, producing the protein MLHTATSFWQPFLGLAVLLIFMGSTIGCPARCECSAQNKSVSCHRRRLISIPEGIPIETKILDLSKNRLKSVNPEEFTSYPLLEEIDLSDNIVANVEPGAFNNLFNLRSLRLKGNRLKLVPLGVFTGLSNLTKLDISENKIVILLDYMFQDLHNLKSLEVGDNDLVYISHRAFSGLLSLEQLTLEKCNLTAVPTEALSHLHNLISLHLRHLNINLLPVNAFKRLFRLKDLEINYWPLLDMMPANSLYGLNLTSLSVTNTNLSAIPYSALKHLVYLTHLNLSFNPISTIEAGMFADLVRLQELHMVGAQLRTIEPHAFQGLRFLRVLNVSQNLLETLEENVFHSPQTLEILCINNNPLACDCRLLWLLQRQTTLQFGSQQPMCAGPDSVREKLFKDFHSTALSFYFTCKKPKIRDKKLQYLVVEEGQTVQLVCNADGDPQPTISWVTPRRRLITTKSNGRATVLGDGMLEIRFAQDQDTGIYVCIASNAAGNDTYSASLTVKGFTSDRFLYANRTPMYMTDSNDTSSNGTNVNTFSLDLKTILVSTAMGCFTFLGVVLFCFLLLFVWSRGKGKHKTSIDLEYVPRKNNGAVIEGEVAGPRRFNMKMI; encoded by the coding sequence ATGCTTCACACGGCCACATCATTCTGGCAGCCATTCCTAGGTCTGGCTGTGCTGCTCATTTTCATGGGGTCTACTATAGGCTGCCCAGCTCGCTGTGAGTGCTCTGCCCAAAACAAGTCTGTTAGCTGTCACAGGAGGCGCCTGATCTCCATCCCTGAGGGTATTCCTATTGAAACCAAAATCCTGGATCTAAGCAAGAACCGGCTGAAAAGTGTCAACCCTGAGGAATTCACATCCTACCCGCTGCTCGAGGAGATAGACCTCAGTGACAATATTGTTGCCAATGTAGAGCCTGGGGCCTTTAACAATCTTTTCAACTTGCGCTCTCTGAGACTGAAAGGAAACCGTCTGAAGCTAGTCCCGCTAGGGGTATTCACAGGGTTGTCAAACTTAACAAAGCTTGATATAAGTGAAAACAAGATTGTCATTTTGCTGGACTACATGTTTCAGGATCTGCATAACCTGAAGTCCCTTGAAGTTGGGGACAATGATTTGGTTTATATATCCCACAGGGCCTTCAGTGGACTGCTTAGCCTGGAGCAGCTCACCCTGGAGAAATGCAACCTAACAGCTGTACCAACAGAAGCCCTTTCCCACCTTCACAACCTCATCAGTCTGCATCTGAGACATCTCAACATTAACCTTTTGCCTGTGAATGCCTTTAAGAGATTGTTTCGCCTAAAAGACCTGGAGATCAACTATTGGCCTTTACTGGACATGATGCCTGCCAATAGCCTGTATGGTCTCAACCTCACTTCTCTCTCAGTCACCAACACCAACCTGTCTGCAATACCTTATTCTGCTCTTAAACACctggtgtacctgacacacctaAACCTCTCCTTCAACCCCATAAGCACCATTGAGGCAGGCATGTTTGCAGACTTGGTGCGTCTGCAGGAATTGCACATGGTGGGGGCCCAGTTACGTACCATTGAACCACATGCTTTCCAAGGGCTCCGGTTCTTGCGTGTACTTAACGTGTCCCAGAACCTATTAGAAACGCTAGAAGAGAATGTATTCCATTCCCCTCAAACTCTTGAGATCCTCTGCATTAACAACAACCCCTTGGCTTGCGATTGCCGCCTCCTTTGGCTGTTACAAAGGCAGACCACCTTACAGTTTGGTAGCCAGCAGCCCATGTGTGCCGGCCCAGACagtgtcagagagaagctgttcaAAGACTTTCACAGCACCGCCCTTTCCTTTTACTTCACCTGCAAGAAGCCCAAGATACGGGACAAGAAACTGCAGTACCTGGTAGTGGAGGAAGGACAGACTGTGCAGCTGGTGTGCAATGCTGATGGGGATCCTCAACCTACCATCTCCTGGGTGACGCCGCGACGGAGGCTGATCACAACTAAATCAAATGGAAGAGCCACGGTGCTGGGAGATGGCATGCTGGAGATCCGATTTGCTCAAGATCAAGACACTGGGATCTACGTTTGTATTGCAAGTAACGCAGCTGGGAATGACACATACTCAGCCTCCCTTACGGTAAAAGGATTCACTTCAGACCGTTTCCTTTATGCCAATAGGACCCCTATGTATATGACAGACTCCAATGACACCAGTTCCAATGGAACCAATGTGAACACCTTCTCGCTGGACCTTAAGACAATACTAGTGTCCACAGCCATGGGCTGTTTCACATTCCTTGgcgttgttttattttgtttcctaCTTCTTTTTGTGTGGAGCCGAGGGAAAGGCAAGCACAAAACCAGCATTGACCTTGAGTATGTCCCCCGCAAAAACAATGGTGCTGTCATTGAAGGAGAGGTTGCTGGACCACGGAGGTTCAATATGAAAATGATATGA